The uncultured Bacteroides sp. genome has a segment encoding these proteins:
- a CDS encoding glycoside hydrolase family 3 N-terminal domain-containing protein, translating to MKKISFLLSFAFALATQAQPTAKLGVNSIDEVVKAMTLQEKAQFLIGSSITNFNGVGAVVGNTMNLVPGAAGTTVPIPRLGIPSTVLADGPAGLRIAPIRENDNSTYYCTGFPIATVLASTWNTDLVKKVGEAMGNEVHEYGCDVLLAPGMNIHRNPLCGRNFEYYSEDPLIAGKMAAAIVNGVQSQGVGTSVKHFAGNNQETLRTRNDARITQRALREIYLKGFEIAVKEAQPWTVMSSYNKINGTYTQEDYELLTTILRDEWGFKGLVMSDWTGQRNTAAQVHAGNDLMMPGQIEQANEIVAKIKSGELSEADVDACVKRMLQYIMLTPHFKDYKFSNKPDLKAHAAITRNSAAEGMVLLKNNEAALPLTAGLKNIALFGITSYDFIAGGTGSGDVNKAYVVDLQQGLQNAGFGVQPKIKAVYDKFRAYENEKLQEINKQRGWYLGPLRPEEPVIEESFINFRADDSDLAIITFGRNSGEGNDRRINADFELSDAERALLTNVTRAFHAKGKKVVVILNVGGVIETASWKHLPDAILLAWQAGQEGGNTVADALKGTVNPSGHLPMTFPMDYTDHPSSRNFPAGFVSSWDDEQNATLLKKKDVGYTNYEEDIWVGYRYFNTNKKEVSYPFGYGLSYTTFNYSNADVKKSGNDWKVTVKVTNTGKVAGKEVAQVYIKAAPGEVKKPLCELKAFGKTQLLAPGQSEILTMTIKNSDLASFNEGKSAWVVDAGQYTALIGASVADIRQSVPFAVAKSQITEVHNVLKMKNEMNRMK from the coding sequence ATGAAAAAGATTTCTTTTCTGCTCTCTTTTGCATTTGCCTTGGCAACACAGGCGCAACCCACCGCAAAACTAGGGGTAAACAGCATTGACGAAGTGGTGAAAGCCATGACGCTTCAGGAAAAGGCTCAGTTCCTGATTGGCTCTTCTATTACAAATTTCAACGGTGTAGGTGCTGTTGTGGGCAATACCATGAACTTAGTGCCCGGAGCTGCCGGAACCACTGTTCCTATTCCTCGTTTGGGTATTCCTTCAACAGTTTTAGCCGATGGGCCTGCCGGATTGCGTATTGCTCCAATTCGTGAAAACGATAATTCTACCTATTATTGTACTGGTTTCCCTATTGCAACAGTACTTGCTTCTACCTGGAACACAGATTTGGTAAAGAAAGTGGGTGAAGCTATGGGTAACGAAGTGCATGAGTACGGTTGCGATGTGCTGCTGGCTCCGGGAATGAATATCCACCGCAATCCTCTTTGTGGACGTAACTTTGAATACTATTCCGAAGATCCGCTGATTGCCGGAAAAATGGCTGCAGCTATAGTAAACGGTGTTCAGTCGCAAGGAGTGGGTACATCTGTCAAGCATTTTGCAGGGAATAACCAGGAAACACTTCGTACCAGGAATGATGCCCGCATCACTCAGCGTGCTTTGCGCGAAATCTATCTGAAAGGATTTGAGATTGCCGTTAAGGAAGCACAACCGTGGACTGTGATGTCGTCTTACAATAAAATTAATGGTACCTATACTCAGGAAGATTACGAATTACTAACCACCATCCTGCGTGATGAATGGGGATTCAAAGGTCTTGTAATGTCCGATTGGACCGGACAACGAAATACTGCCGCGCAGGTACATGCCGGTAATGATCTGATGATGCCAGGGCAGATAGAGCAGGCTAATGAAATTGTAGCTAAGATAAAAAGTGGTGAATTGTCTGAGGCTGATGTTGATGCTTGTGTAAAGCGTATGCTGCAATATATAATGCTTACTCCACACTTTAAAGATTATAAATTTAGTAACAAGCCCGACCTGAAGGCGCATGCCGCTATTACCCGCAACTCTGCTGCCGAAGGAATGGTGCTTCTGAAGAATAACGAAGCCGCTCTGCCACTTACAGCTGGTCTGAAAAATATAGCACTTTTCGGTATCACTTCTTATGATTTCATTGCAGGTGGAACCGGTTCCGGTGATGTAAATAAGGCTTATGTGGTCGATTTACAGCAAGGGCTTCAGAATGCAGGCTTCGGTGTTCAACCAAAAATAAAGGCTGTATATGATAAGTTCAGAGCTTATGAAAATGAAAAACTTCAGGAAATAAACAAGCAACGCGGTTGGTATCTGGGACCGTTACGTCCAGAAGAACCTGTGATTGAAGAATCTTTTATCAACTTCCGTGCCGATGATTCTGATCTTGCCATTATCACTTTCGGCCGTAATTCAGGCGAAGGTAATGATCGTCGCATCAATGCTGATTTTGAATTGAGTGATGCAGAACGTGCTTTGCTTACCAATGTAACCCGCGCCTTCCATGCCAAAGGCAAGAAGGTTGTTGTTATTCTCAATGTAGGCGGTGTTATTGAAACAGCATCATGGAAACATCTTCCTGATGCTATTCTTCTGGCTTGGCAGGCAGGTCAGGAAGGCGGCAATACTGTGGCTGATGCACTGAAAGGAACAGTCAATCCATCTGGGCACTTACCGATGACTTTCCCGATGGACTATACCGATCATCCATCATCGCGCAACTTCCCTGCCGGATTTGTTTCTAGCTGGGATGACGAGCAGAATGCTACTTTGCTGAAAAAGAAAGATGTTGGCTATACCAATTACGAAGAAGATATCTGGGTAGGTTACCGTTATTTCAATACCAATAAAAAGGAGGTATCTTATCCGTTTGGTTACGGACTTTCTTATACCACCTTTAATTATAGCAATGCCGATGTTAAGAAGAGTGGCAATGATTGGAAAGTTACAGTGAAAGTAACTAATACCGGAAAAGTTGCCGGCAAAGAAGTTGCTCAGGTTTATATAAAAGCAGCTCCCGGCGAAGTAAAGAAACCATTGTGCGAACTTAAAGCTTTTGGTAAAACCCAACTATTGGCTCCCGGACAAAGTGAGATTCTTACAATGACCATTAAGAACTCTGATCTGGCTTCGTTTAACGAAGGTAAATCTGCCTGGGTAGTTGATGCCGGACAATACACTGCTCTCATTGGTGCTTCAGTAGCCGATATCCGTCAGTCAGTGCCCTTTGCTGTAGCCAAATCACAGATTACTGAAGTACACAATGTACTGAAGATGAAGAATGAAATGAATAGGATGAAGTAA
- a CDS encoding FKBP-type peptidyl-prolyl cis-trans isomerase: MSLKHKDYKEANMLFLEENLNEEGVMELPCGVQYKVILQGKGPVPTAKSTVKVHYKGTLIDGTVFDDSFSRKRPESFRVNEVITGWQEALQAMPLGSRWIIYIPYMLGYGTRAAGKIKPYSTLIFEVELLGVR; this comes from the coding sequence ATGAGCTTAAAACATAAAGATTACAAAGAAGCAAATATGCTCTTTCTGGAAGAGAACCTGAACGAAGAGGGTGTTATGGAACTGCCTTGCGGAGTGCAGTATAAAGTAATATTGCAAGGAAAAGGTCCTGTGCCTACTGCGAAAAGTACCGTGAAGGTGCATTATAAAGGTACACTGATTGACGGAACTGTATTTGATGACTCTTTTAGCCGCAAACGTCCTGAGTCATTTCGTGTAAATGAGGTGATTACTGGTTGGCAGGAAGCTTTGCAGGCTATGCCTCTTGGTTCGCGCTGGATAATTTATATTCCATATATGCTGGGATATGGAACCCGTGCTGCAGGAAAGATTAAGCCCTACTCTACCCTGATCTTTGAGGTAGAATTATTGGGGGTAAGATAA